A genomic region of uncultured Roseibium sp. contains the following coding sequences:
- a CDS encoding DMT family transporter — MELWIPITIFAAFCQNLRTAMQKHLKGRLGNTGATFVRFGYGAPFALVYAAILHFVFASPLPEPTATLFIAGALGGLAQIGATFLLIYLFSFRNFAVGTAYSKTEPIQAALFGLVVLGERVTWAAALCIMIGIAGVIVISLARVPLTVSAVRSSLFGRPALIGLTSAALFGASAVAYRTASLSLEGTTVAMQAATALVYATLFQTLAMTIWMSMREPEELRASLKAWRTAIWVGASGVAGSIGWFTAMTLQNVAYVRALAQIELVFTFLASWLVFKEVIARSEIFGCLLIVSAVVGIILAG; from the coding sequence GTGGAACTCTGGATTCCCATCACGATATTTGCAGCCTTCTGCCAGAACCTGCGGACGGCGATGCAAAAGCATCTGAAGGGCAGGCTGGGCAACACCGGCGCGACATTCGTCCGTTTCGGCTACGGTGCTCCCTTCGCCCTGGTCTATGCCGCGATCCTGCATTTTGTCTTCGCCAGTCCGCTGCCGGAACCGACAGCGACACTTTTCATCGCCGGCGCACTCGGGGGCCTTGCGCAGATCGGCGCCACTTTCCTGCTGATCTATCTGTTCTCTTTCCGGAATTTCGCGGTCGGTACAGCCTATTCGAAAACCGAGCCGATCCAGGCGGCTTTGTTCGGGCTTGTGGTTCTGGGCGAACGTGTCACCTGGGCCGCCGCCCTTTGCATCATGATCGGTATCGCCGGTGTCATTGTCATATCGCTTGCGCGCGTACCGCTGACCGTATCGGCCGTTCGCTCATCGCTTTTCGGCCGGCCCGCCCTGATCGGGCTGACCTCGGCTGCCCTGTTCGGGGCATCCGCCGTTGCCTATCGCACCGCGTCCCTGTCACTGGAGGGGACGACCGTCGCGATGCAGGCGGCGACGGCCCTTGTCTATGCGACCCTGTTCCAGACCCTCGCGATGACCATCTGGATGAGCATGCGGGAACCGGAAGAACTGCGCGCCAGCCTGAAAGCCTGGCGCACCGCGATCTGGGTCGGCGCCTCGGGTGTCGCCGGCTCCATCGGCTGGTTCACGGCCATGACCTTGCAGAACGTCGCCTATGTCCGCGCCCTTGCCCAGATCGAGCTGGTCTTTACCTTCCTGGCGTCCTGGCTGGTATTCAAGGAGGTGATCGCGCGCTCGGAAATATTCGGCTGCCTTCTGATTGTGTCTGCTGTGGTCGGCATCATTCTGGCAGGCTGA
- the dapE gene encoding succinyl-diaminopimelate desuccinylase, with protein sequence MPSNAVSIAQDLIRCPSVTPAEGGALARLEEVLEDAGFSVSRVVFNDEDTPDVENLFATIGSGRPHFVFAGHTDVVPAGAEDDWTHGPFSADISNGILYGRGAVDMKGAVAAFAAAALEFLGEAGPDFGGAISFLITGDEEGPAVNGTVKLLEWAEEQGHAFDACIVGEPTNPESLGDAIKVGRRGSLSGTITVSGTQGHAAYPHLANNPIPGLVRLLTALEALELDKGNARFQPSNLEIVTVDVGNPAFNVIPAHAEARFNIRYNDAWSLESLKAKIRDTLAAVALGDLKLELEFKRDASESFLTKDDALIETLGAAVETETGRRPQLSTGGGTSDARFIKNYCPVVEFGLVGQTMHKVDECVSLEDLDRLTAIYKRFLIRYFSKEPGAARP encoded by the coding sequence ATGCCGTCAAATGCCGTCTCCATCGCCCAGGACCTTATTCGCTGCCCGTCCGTAACCCCTGCGGAAGGGGGAGCGCTGGCCCGGCTCGAAGAGGTACTTGAAGACGCGGGCTTTTCCGTCTCCAGGGTTGTGTTCAATGACGAGGACACACCCGACGTCGAAAACCTGTTCGCGACGATCGGATCGGGACGTCCGCACTTCGTCTTTGCAGGGCATACGGATGTCGTACCGGCAGGCGCCGAGGACGACTGGACCCACGGGCCGTTCAGCGCAGATATCTCCAACGGCATCCTTTATGGCCGCGGCGCAGTCGACATGAAAGGGGCGGTTGCCGCCTTCGCCGCCGCGGCCCTGGAGTTCCTGGGCGAGGCCGGTCCGGATTTCGGCGGCGCGATTTCCTTTCTCATAACGGGCGACGAGGAGGGGCCTGCCGTGAACGGGACGGTCAAGCTGCTCGAGTGGGCCGAAGAGCAGGGCCACGCCTTCGACGCCTGCATCGTCGGGGAGCCGACAAATCCGGAAAGTCTCGGAGACGCCATCAAGGTGGGCCGCAGAGGATCGCTGTCCGGCACCATCACCGTGTCCGGCACACAGGGACACGCCGCCTATCCGCATCTCGCGAACAATCCCATTCCCGGGCTCGTCCGGCTTCTGACAGCGCTCGAAGCCCTGGAACTCGACAAGGGCAACGCACGGTTCCAGCCCTCCAATCTGGAGATCGTTACGGTCGACGTCGGCAATCCGGCCTTCAATGTCATCCCGGCGCATGCCGAGGCCCGGTTCAACATTCGCTACAACGACGCATGGTCGCTTGAAAGTCTCAAGGCAAAGATCCGGGACACTCTTGCCGCAGTTGCACTTGGCGACCTGAAGCTCGAGCTGGAATTCAAGCGAGACGCCAGCGAATCGTTCCTGACGAAGGACGACGCTCTGATCGAGACGCTGGGCGCGGCCGTTGAGACGGAAACCGGGCGAAGGCCCCAATTGTCCACCGGTGGCGGCACCTCGGACGCCCGGTTCATCAAGAACTATTGCCCCGTTGTCGAGTTCGGGCTGGTCGGTCAGACCATGCACAAGGTTGATGAGTGCGTGAGCCTGGAGGATCTTGACCGCCTGACCGCAATCTATAAACGATTTCTCATCAGGTACTTTTCAAAGGAACCGGGAGCGGCTCGACCTTGA
- the dapD gene encoding 2,3,4,5-tetrahydropyridine-2,6-dicarboxylate N-succinyltransferase: protein MTHDLAALSQIIDAAFEDRASIDTSTTGDVRDAVETTLTLLDHGQLRVAEKKDGDWIVNQWAKKAVLLSFRLNAMEVIKGGPGEAVWWDKVPSKFDSWSGLEFEQAGFRAVPNCTVRRSAFIGKGVVLMPSFVNLGAYVDEGSMVDTWATVGSCAQIGKNVHLSGGVGIGGVLEPLQAGPVIIEDNCFIGARSEVVEGCIVREGSVLGMGVYIGKSTRIVNRMTGEISYGEVPPYSVVVAGSMPTASLMGNGEAAPNLYCAVIVKTVDEQTRSKTAINELLRD, encoded by the coding sequence ATGACCCACGACCTTGCCGCCCTGTCCCAGATTATCGACGCGGCATTCGAAGACCGCGCTTCCATCGATACCTCGACCACGGGTGACGTCCGCGATGCCGTCGAGACGACACTGACCCTGCTCGACCACGGCCAGCTGCGCGTTGCGGAAAAGAAGGACGGTGACTGGATCGTCAACCAGTGGGCCAAAAAGGCGGTTCTGCTGTCGTTCCGGCTCAACGCGATGGAAGTCATCAAGGGCGGTCCGGGCGAAGCTGTCTGGTGGGACAAGGTTCCCTCCAAGTTCGACAGCTGGAGCGGGCTGGAATTTGAACAGGCCGGTTTCCGCGCCGTGCCGAACTGCACGGTGCGCCGTTCCGCCTTCATCGGCAAGGGTGTCGTCCTGATGCCGTCCTTCGTGAACCTCGGCGCCTATGTCGACGAGGGGAGCATGGTCGACACCTGGGCAACGGTCGGCTCCTGCGCGCAGATCGGCAAGAATGTTCACCTGTCCGGCGGCGTCGGCATCGGCGGAGTTCTGGAGCCCCTGCAGGCCGGTCCGGTGATCATCGAGGACAACTGCTTCATCGGTGCCCGCTCGGAGGTTGTCGAAGGCTGTATCGTGCGCGAGGGTTCCGTCCTCGGCATGGGTGTCTATATCGGCAAGTCGACGCGGATCGTGAATCGCATGACCGGCGAGATCAGCTACGGCGAAGTGCCGCCCTACTCCGTGGTCGTAGCCGGTTCGATGCCGACCGCCAGCCTCATGGGCAACGGCGAAGCGGCCCCCAACCTCTATTGCGCCGTCATCGTGAAAACGGTCGACGAACAGACCCGGTCGAAGACGGCCATCAACGAGCTGTTGCGCGACTGA
- a CDS encoding DUF2189 domain-containing protein, which yields MPLVNKITADDVIDALASGLADFRKAPVYGLAIGTLFAAGGLFVILSAAALKMSYLSYPAAAGFVLIGPFAAVGLYEVSRRLSTGEELSWSAILGTMWAQKSRELSWMAFVVLFIQIMWMYQVRLLLALFLGFKSFATFDEFLTEVITTPEGLMFLAVGHVVGAILSLILFSLTVISFPLLLEEDRDFITAMITSVRAVVTSPIPMIGWALVVTALLIVSMVPAFLGLIVVLPVLGHTTWHLYKKCVVIPEESSQDAVN from the coding sequence ATGCCGCTCGTCAACAAGATCACCGCCGACGATGTGATCGATGCACTGGCCAGCGGCCTTGCCGATTTCCGCAAGGCGCCGGTCTACGGCCTCGCGATCGGCACCCTCTTTGCCGCCGGCGGCTTGTTCGTCATCCTGAGCGCCGCCGCCCTGAAAATGAGCTACCTGTCCTACCCGGCCGCCGCCGGTTTTGTCCTGATCGGCCCGTTTGCCGCGGTCGGCCTCTATGAAGTCAGCCGTCGGCTGTCGACGGGCGAGGAACTCTCCTGGTCCGCCATCCTGGGAACCATGTGGGCGCAGAAGAGCCGCGAGCTGTCCTGGATGGCCTTTGTCGTGCTTTTCATCCAGATCATGTGGATGTACCAGGTCAGGCTGCTGCTGGCCCTGTTCCTCGGGTTCAAGTCCTTCGCGACGTTCGACGAATTTCTGACGGAGGTCATCACCACACCGGAAGGCCTGATGTTCCTCGCGGTCGGACATGTCGTCGGTGCCATCCTGTCATTAATCCTGTTCTCCCTGACCGTGATTTCCTTTCCGCTGCTGCTGGAGGAAGACCGCGACTTCATCACCGCGATGATCACCAGCGTGCGCGCCGTCGTCACCTCCCCAATCCCGATGATCGGCTGGGCGCTTGTCGTGACGGCGCTGCTGATCGTGTCGATGGTGCCGGCGTTCCTCGGCCTGATCGTGGTCCTGCCCGTTCTCGGACACACGACCTGGCATCTCTACAAGAAATGTGTGGTGATCCCCGAAGAGAGCTCACAAGATGCGGTAAATTAA
- a CDS encoding DUF805 domain-containing protein, with product MNTPPQSANIAPGPVWALLSPFGRIGREPYWLCFALVWVIIGIAIRIWFLSIPGIPNPEDVTPSAFAGSNPLFPLLFFVLQWFELAIVIKRFQDIGQSGFWALLIFLPGVNLIVVLVLGFMPSQMQANKNGPLPNSYWRKS from the coding sequence ATGAACACACCCCCTCAGAGCGCGAATATCGCACCCGGTCCGGTATGGGCCCTCCTGAGCCCTTTTGGCCGGATTGGCAGGGAGCCTTACTGGCTCTGCTTTGCGCTCGTCTGGGTCATCATCGGTATCGCAATTCGCATCTGGTTCTTGTCTATCCCGGGTATTCCGAACCCGGAAGACGTGACGCCTAGCGCTTTTGCCGGTTCAAATCCGTTGTTCCCGCTTCTGTTTTTCGTGCTGCAATGGTTCGAACTCGCCATCGTGATCAAGCGGTTTCAGGACATCGGTCAGAGCGGTTTCTGGGCTCTGCTCATTTTCCTGCCGGGTGTCAATCTCATCGTTGTCCTGGTTCTCGGCTTCATGCCCAGCCAGATGCAGGCGAACAAGAACGGCCCGCTGCCCAACAGCTATTGGCGCAAAAGCTGA
- a CDS encoding alcohol dehydrogenase family protein — protein sequence MSVSEKMHGVVLIGHGGPEMLQWREDLDTPRPSPGDVLVRVLAAGVNNTDVNTRIGWYSKGDNDAEDASWGGTALKLPLVQGADVCGTIVAVGEGVDPGRIGERVLIEPCLVEADGASLASPWYFGSECNGGFAEFTKVASCHAHAVTCDLTDAELASFPCSYSTAENMLERTGVKAGDTVFVTGASGGVGSAAIQLARARGARVIAVTSPSKSDALLELGADRTLTRDADYAGELGISSVDVVIDLVAGEKWPSLLEILKPRGRYAVSGAIGGPMVELDVRTLYLKDLSFFGCTVLEPQVFGNLVKRIEAGEIKPLVAETYPLRDIAAAQEAFGKKGHIGKIVLEVT from the coding sequence TCGGTATCCGAAAAAATGCACGGTGTCGTCCTGATCGGGCATGGCGGTCCCGAGATGCTGCAGTGGCGGGAAGATCTAGACACGCCGCGCCCGTCTCCCGGAGACGTTCTCGTTCGCGTGCTTGCAGCCGGTGTCAACAACACCGACGTCAACACACGCATCGGCTGGTATTCCAAGGGAGACAATGACGCCGAGGATGCCTCCTGGGGTGGCACTGCGTTGAAGTTGCCGCTGGTTCAGGGAGCGGATGTGTGCGGCACGATCGTTGCCGTCGGTGAGGGAGTCGACCCGGGACGGATCGGCGAACGTGTCCTGATCGAGCCCTGCCTGGTGGAAGCCGATGGCGCATCTCTCGCCTCGCCCTGGTATTTCGGGTCGGAATGCAATGGCGGCTTTGCCGAGTTCACCAAGGTGGCCTCGTGCCACGCCCATGCGGTCACGTGCGATCTGACGGACGCCGAGCTGGCTTCGTTTCCCTGTTCCTACTCAACGGCCGAGAACATGCTCGAGCGCACGGGCGTCAAGGCGGGCGACACGGTGTTCGTCACCGGCGCTTCCGGCGGTGTCGGCTCGGCGGCGATCCAGTTGGCCAGGGCCAGGGGCGCCAGGGTCATCGCGGTGACGAGCCCGTCGAAATCCGATGCCTTGCTCGAGCTTGGCGCCGACCGGACACTCACCAGGGACGCGGACTATGCCGGTGAACTCGGGATCAGTTCCGTCGATGTGGTGATCGATCTTGTGGCCGGCGAAAAGTGGCCCTCCCTGCTCGAGATCCTGAAGCCGCGCGGGCGGTACGCCGTGTCCGGCGCTATCGGCGGTCCCATGGTGGAACTCGATGTACGCACGCTTTACCTGAAGGATCTCAGCTTCTTCGGCTGCACGGTTCTGGAACCCCAGGTCTTCGGCAACCTGGTCAAGCGGATCGAGGCCGGGGAGATCAAGCCGCTTGTTGCCGAGACCTATCCCTTGCGCGACATCGCCGCTGCGCAGGAAGCATTCGGAAAAAAGGGGCACATCGGCAAGATCGTTCTGGAGGTGACCTAG
- a CDS encoding mechanosensitive ion channel domain-containing protein — protein sequence MAQDASSELPPPLQPEAMEKLVSDLDPEQVEALTDLMTLLQQSAAAGEAADAVPEGPGLIAQLQTAAGNFGGMVVGHFQNLPDLFTGLFSAIGALFSGSIAGPIHFLIGAIAIILAAGFAAEFLVNRLVASRRDTIQSKSPESLFETVKLVSTRAGFDLGGLIVFAVVALIVARVAVFDPVTRSYALGAVFWIVFMPRLIAALLRFALAPNRSELRLVTADDPTAKSLYHSFTTLFAVVGVAFFLRNLMEGAGTDAGGTFRFFVGFGVNAWIIAVIWKARHGLTSIILGEEDDPTSGLERMARFWPYFSMAFIAFNWLLVQFTASMGVDALTAGRSLAVIALVVFAPFLDTMVRGIVSHIVPPMQGEGPVAEAAHMQTRHSYVRIARVALLAFLVLVVGRIYGLNLLALGGDDGSAVARNSVIFLLILAAGYLAWEITNLWVAHQLAKDSPPADSQDDDAEMGGAGKSRLATILPLMRVVLQITIITLTALLALSQLGINITPLLAGAGVIGLAIGFGAQTLVQDVVSGVFFLMDDAFRLGEFIDTGGTQGTIEKISIRSLQLRGTKGAVHIVPYGQIPKLTNLSRDWVIMKLKFTVPFDTDVEKVRKLFKKIGQEIMEMEEFKDDLLAPFKGQGVADVDDVGIVVRGKFTTKPGKQFGVRKEIYKRVQKAFEENDIQFARKEVRVQLPENANLDDKQKEALASAAAAASAAETGKPPA from the coding sequence ATGGCTCAGGACGCATCGTCCGAGCTGCCGCCACCGCTGCAGCCCGAAGCCATGGAAAAACTGGTGTCGGACCTTGATCCGGAACAGGTCGAGGCGCTCACGGACCTGATGACGCTGCTGCAGCAAAGCGCCGCAGCGGGCGAAGCTGCGGACGCTGTGCCCGAAGGCCCCGGGCTGATCGCGCAACTGCAAACGGCTGCGGGAAATTTCGGCGGCATGGTGGTCGGGCATTTCCAGAACCTTCCCGATCTGTTCACCGGTCTGTTTTCGGCCATCGGAGCGCTGTTTTCCGGATCGATCGCGGGTCCGATACACTTTCTGATCGGCGCCATCGCCATCATTCTTGCCGCTGGCTTTGCCGCCGAGTTCCTGGTCAACCGCCTGGTGGCCAGCCGGCGTGACACGATCCAGAGCAAGTCTCCGGAAAGTCTCTTTGAAACCGTCAAGCTGGTGTCCACGCGCGCCGGTTTTGATCTCGGCGGCCTGATCGTCTTCGCCGTTGTCGCGCTGATTGTCGCGCGGGTCGCGGTTTTCGATCCCGTCACCCGCTCCTATGCCCTCGGCGCGGTCTTCTGGATCGTGTTCATGCCGAGGCTGATCGCCGCGCTATTGCGCTTCGCCCTGGCTCCCAACAGGAGCGAGTTGCGTCTCGTCACGGCCGACGATCCGACGGCGAAGTCGCTCTACCACAGCTTCACCACCCTGTTTGCCGTGGTCGGCGTCGCCTTCTTCCTGCGAAACCTGATGGAAGGCGCCGGAACGGATGCTGGCGGCACCTTCCGCTTCTTCGTCGGCTTCGGTGTCAATGCCTGGATCATCGCGGTGATCTGGAAAGCCCGCCACGGACTGACCAGTATTATCCTGGGCGAAGAGGACGATCCGACCTCGGGCCTGGAGCGGATGGCGCGGTTCTGGCCCTATTTCTCCATGGCCTTCATTGCCTTCAACTGGCTGCTGGTGCAGTTCACCGCGAGCATGGGTGTCGACGCATTGACCGCGGGCCGCTCGCTCGCCGTGATCGCGCTCGTCGTCTTTGCGCCGTTCCTCGACACGATGGTGCGCGGCATCGTTTCCCATATCGTGCCGCCCATGCAGGGAGAGGGCCCGGTTGCCGAGGCGGCCCACATGCAGACCCGGCACAGCTATGTCCGGATCGCCCGTGTCGCGCTCCTGGCGTTTCTCGTTCTGGTCGTTGGCCGGATATACGGCCTCAACCTGCTTGCGCTCGGCGGCGATGACGGCTCTGCCGTTGCCCGCAACAGCGTCATTTTCCTCCTGATACTGGCAGCCGGGTATCTCGCCTGGGAGATCACCAACCTCTGGGTCGCCCATCAGTTGGCAAAGGATTCGCCGCCCGCGGACTCCCAGGACGACGACGCGGAAATGGGTGGTGCGGGCAAATCGCGGCTTGCCACGATCCTGCCGCTGATGCGGGTGGTTCTCCAGATCACCATCATCACCCTCACCGCTCTTCTCGCGCTCAGTCAGCTCGGGATCAACATCACGCCGCTCCTGGCCGGTGCGGGCGTGATCGGCCTGGCCATCGGCTTCGGGGCGCAGACGCTGGTGCAGGACGTGGTTTCAGGCGTGTTCTTCCTGATGGACGATGCCTTCCGGCTCGGCGAATTCATCGATACGGGCGGCACCCAGGGCACCATCGAGAAGATCTCGATCCGCTCGCTCCAGCTGCGCGGAACGAAAGGCGCGGTCCACATTGTTCCCTATGGCCAGATCCCGAAACTGACCAACCTTTCGCGCGACTGGGTGATCATGAAGCTGAAATTCACGGTGCCGTTCGATACGGATGTCGAAAAGGTGCGCAAGCTCTTCAAGAAGATCGGCCAGGAAATCATGGAGATGGAAGAGTTCAAGGACGACCTGCTGGCCCCCTTCAAGGGACAGGGCGTCGCCGACGTGGACGATGTCGGCATCGTCGTGCGCGGCAAGTTCACCACCAAGCCCGGCAAACAGTTTGGCGTGCGAAAGGAAATCTACAAGCGCGTGCAAAAGGCGTTTGAAGAAAACGATATCCAGTTCGCCCGCAAGGAGGTCCGGGTTCAGCTTCCGGAAAACGCCAATCTCGACGACAAACAGAAGGAGGCGCTCGCGTCCGCCGCTGCTGCCGCCTCGGCCGCGGAAACGGGCAAACCGCCGGCATAA